The Vulgatibacter sp. genome window below encodes:
- a CDS encoding ATP-binding protein, whose product MKLLRLPVTRYALAVATSALILGLQTVAWPVLARAPFLLVTLAVVVISLFAGRGPGLLTVLLTGTGTHFLHLTPRYGVELDQPEGALIAVLFSLTGFAVAQLASSASSARTAAEESAARLAAVFASITDGFAGLDRDLRFSFVNGEAERLFGHGAESLLGADAAAVLGSAAIPSLAAALRSDATCTLRVEGAEGRRLEIRAHPSQQGLALYVTDRTEQERADWGARFLAEAGEILGSSLDFETTLQAVSSLTLPRFADSCVVDVLEQGQVRRIAAAHVDPVRQEQLRRLESFVPEGLESPILRVFAGETLLVPAIDDAWLDRAALTPEHRRLLDVTRPRSALLLPLRAQGRVLGVLTFCISDARRCYGPADVPLGEEIARRAALALDNARLFREANEAVRIREEFLSIASHELKTPLTSLRMQVQLFARAQLRAGAAGLSGREIGARIDTIQRQLDRLGRLIDRLLDVTRISAGRLHLEVEPADLAEVAREVADRFESHLDGTGPAIVLRTDGEVRGAWDRFRIEQVLTNLLDNALRFGGGEPVELHVEGDERRVRVHVADRGAGITVADRQRLFARFERLGERNHAGGLGLGLYISRQIVEAHGGTIAVRNGRERGTVFSVELPRHDPAAARPT is encoded by the coding sequence ATGAAGCTGCTCCGCCTGCCGGTGACCCGCTACGCCCTCGCCGTGGCTACGTCCGCCCTGATCCTGGGGCTGCAGACGGTGGCCTGGCCCGTCCTCGCCCGGGCCCCCTTCCTCCTGGTGACGCTGGCGGTGGTGGTGATCAGCCTCTTCGCCGGTCGCGGGCCCGGGCTCCTCACCGTGCTCCTCACCGGCACCGGCACCCATTTCCTCCACCTCACCCCACGCTACGGCGTCGAGCTCGATCAGCCGGAAGGTGCCCTCATCGCGGTCCTCTTCTCGCTGACCGGCTTCGCCGTGGCGCAGCTCGCCAGCAGCGCCAGCAGCGCCAGGACCGCAGCGGAGGAGAGCGCCGCCCGCCTCGCCGCGGTCTTCGCCAGCATCACCGACGGCTTCGCCGGCCTCGACCGCGATCTCCGCTTCAGCTTCGTCAACGGCGAGGCGGAGCGGCTCTTCGGCCATGGCGCCGAGAGCCTCCTCGGCGCCGATGCCGCCGCGGTGCTCGGCTCCGCCGCGATCCCCTCGCTGGCTGCGGCGCTGCGCAGCGACGCCACCTGCACCCTGCGGGTGGAGGGCGCAGAGGGCAGGCGCCTCGAGATCCGCGCCCACCCCTCGCAGCAGGGGCTGGCGCTCTACGTCACCGATCGCACCGAGCAGGAGCGGGCGGATTGGGGCGCGCGCTTCCTCGCGGAGGCTGGCGAGATCCTCGGCTCCTCCCTCGATTTCGAGACGACGCTGCAGGCGGTCTCGAGCCTCACCCTCCCCCGCTTCGCCGACAGCTGCGTGGTCGACGTGCTGGAGCAGGGGCAGGTCCGCCGCATCGCCGCGGCCCACGTGGATCCGGTGCGGCAGGAGCAACTGCGCCGCCTCGAGAGCTTCGTGCCCGAGGGGCTGGAGAGCCCGATCCTCCGCGTCTTCGCCGGCGAGACCCTGCTCGTCCCGGCGATCGACGACGCGTGGCTCGATCGGGCGGCGCTCACGCCGGAGCACCGCCGCCTCCTCGACGTCACCAGGCCACGTTCGGCGCTCCTCCTGCCCCTGCGGGCTCAGGGCCGGGTCCTCGGCGTGCTCACCTTCTGCATCTCGGATGCGCGGCGGTGCTACGGCCCTGCGGACGTTCCCCTCGGCGAGGAGATCGCCCGCAGGGCGGCGCTGGCCCTCGACAACGCCCGCCTCTTCCGCGAGGCGAACGAAGCGGTCCGGATCCGGGAGGAGTTCCTCTCCATCGCCTCCCACGAGCTGAAGACGCCGCTGACCAGCCTGCGCATGCAGGTCCAGCTCTTCGCCAGGGCGCAGCTGCGCGCCGGCGCCGCGGGCCTCTCGGGCCGGGAGATCGGCGCGCGCATCGACACCATCCAGCGGCAGCTCGACCGCCTCGGCCGCCTCATCGATCGGCTCCTCGACGTGACCCGGATCAGCGCCGGCCGGCTCCACCTCGAGGTGGAGCCGGCGGACCTCGCGGAGGTGGCCCGGGAGGTGGCGGACCGCTTCGAGAGCCACCTCGACGGCACCGGGCCCGCGATCGTGCTGCGGACCGACGGCGAGGTGCGTGGCGCCTGGGATCGCTTCCGCATCGAGCAGGTCCTCACCAACCTCCTCGACAACGCGCTCCGGTTCGGAGGCGGCGAGCCGGTGGAGCTCCACGTGGAGGGGGACGAACGACGGGTCCGGGTCCACGTCGCCGACCGCGGCGCCGGGATCACCGTCGCCGATCGGCAGCGCCTCTTCGCGCGCTTCGAGCGCCTCGGCGAGCGCAACCACGCCGGCGGCCTCGGCCTCGGCCTCTACATCTCCCGGCAGATCGTCGAGGCCCACGGCGGGACAATCGCGGTCCGCAACGGCAGGGAGCGCGGCACCGTCTTCAGCGTCGAGCTGCCCCGCCACGACCCCGCGGCAGCACGGCCCACTTAA
- the proB gene encoding glutamate 5-kinase, with the protein MERSGLAGARRVVVKIGSGVLAPAGRFDRAHQQALARALLAVGERRELIVVSSGAIALGVERLGWRSRPKDIPRKQAAAAVGQALLMRTWDEAFGDRVAGQVLLTGEVVGDRRRFLHARHTFAALLAAGAIPVVNENDTVAVEEIKFGDNDALAALVVQVVDADLLVILSDVDAVYDADPRRNRNARPLRTVRRVTPSILEAAGGAGSAVGTGGMVTKLRAARRAGQLGVPCVIASGRDPTTLARLFGGEEVGTLFSPSDPLRGRRRWIAHAAKPKGRLLVDEGAEAALVRGRKSLLATGLAAVEGRFAVGDVVEIAGLDGTPFALGLARYGADEAARIAGLRTAAIEAALGYKDSDEVVHRDDLVLLEN; encoded by the coding sequence ATGGAACGGAGCGGCCTCGCCGGGGCCCGCAGGGTGGTGGTGAAGATCGGCTCCGGCGTGCTGGCGCCGGCCGGCCGCTTCGACAGGGCCCACCAGCAGGCGCTGGCCCGCGCGCTCCTCGCGGTGGGTGAGCGGCGGGAGCTGATCGTGGTCTCTTCCGGCGCCATCGCCCTCGGCGTGGAGCGCCTCGGCTGGCGGAGCCGCCCGAAGGACATTCCCCGCAAGCAGGCGGCTGCTGCGGTGGGCCAGGCCCTGCTCATGCGCACCTGGGACGAGGCCTTCGGCGATCGGGTGGCGGGGCAGGTCCTCCTCACCGGCGAGGTGGTCGGCGACAGGCGGCGCTTCCTCCACGCCCGCCACACCTTCGCCGCGCTCCTCGCCGCAGGGGCGATCCCCGTGGTCAACGAGAACGACACCGTTGCGGTGGAAGAGATCAAATTCGGCGACAACGACGCCCTCGCCGCGCTGGTGGTCCAGGTGGTCGACGCCGACCTGCTCGTGATCCTGAGCGACGTCGACGCGGTCTACGACGCCGATCCCCGCAGGAACCGGAACGCCCGGCCCCTGCGCACCGTGCGCCGGGTGACGCCTTCGATCCTCGAAGCGGCAGGGGGCGCCGGGAGCGCGGTGGGCACCGGCGGCATGGTGACCAAGCTCCGGGCAGCCCGCCGTGCAGGGCAGCTGGGCGTTCCCTGCGTGATCGCCTCGGGGCGCGATCCCACCACGCTCGCCAGGCTCTTCGGCGGCGAGGAGGTGGGCACGCTCTTTTCGCCCAGCGATCCGCTCCGGGGGCGGCGCCGGTGGATCGCCCACGCAGCGAAGCCGAAGGGCAGGCTCCTCGTCGACGAGGGGGCGGAGGCGGCCCTCGTCCGCGGCAGGAAGAGCCTCCTCGCCACCGGGCTCGCAGCGGTGGAGGGGCGCTTCGCCGTGGGGGACGTGGTGGAGATCGCCGGCCTCGACGGCACGCCCTTCGCGCTGGGGCTCGCCCGCTACGGCGCCGACGAGGCTGCTCGGATCGCGGGGCTGCGCACCGCGGCGATCGAGGCGGCGCTGGGCTACAAGGACAGCGACGAGGTGGTGCACCGGGACGACCTGGTGCTGCTCGAAAATTAA